The Candidatus Goldiibacteriota bacterium genome has a segment encoding these proteins:
- a CDS encoding MotA/TolQ/ExbB proton channel family protein: MFGDTSFWQLFIKGGAAVFFLLGVSVLSWWIIIDRAICFSRVKVNAKDFMDRVRKMLAKKDKQGVLTLCQTTPGPLSAVIRAGLEASGEGREKMEAAMQRTLNYEASRMQKFLGVLATVGSVSPFVGLFGTILGIIKAFRDLALAQGGGPSVVANGIAEALVATAMGIFVAIPAVVGYNLFVRAIDNTETETINAASELADIVD; encoded by the coding sequence ATGTTTGGAGATACATCGTTCTGGCAGCTTTTTATTAAAGGCGGGGCTGCCGTATTTTTTCTACTTGGCGTGTCTGTGCTGTCCTGGTGGATAATAATTGACAGGGCAATATGCTTTTCAAGGGTTAAAGTGAACGCAAAGGATTTTATGGACAGGGTAAGAAAGATGCTGGCCAAAAAGGATAAACAGGGAGTGCTTACACTGTGTCAGACAACGCCGGGCCCTTTAAGCGCGGTGATTCGCGCAGGTTTGGAAGCATCCGGCGAAGGCAGGGAAAAAATGGAAGCCGCCATGCAGAGGACGCTTAATTATGAAGCGTCAAGAATGCAGAAGTTTCTTGGCGTCCTTGCCACGGTGGGAAGTGTTTCGCCTTTTGTGGGCCTCTTTGGAACCATACTTGGAATAATAAAGGCGTTTAGGGACCTGGCGCTTGCTCAGGGCGGCGGGCCTTCGGTTGTGGCTAACGGCATCGCGGAAGCGCTTGTGGCCACGGCTATGGGTATTTTTGTGGCTATCCCGGCTGTTGTGGGGTACAACTTATTTGTACGCGCAATTGATAATACAGAAACCGAAACCATAAACGCCGCGTCTGAACTTGCGGACATTGTGGATTAA
- a CDS encoding biopolymer transporter ExbD, which yields MLKKKERETLNSEINVVPLVDVMMVLLIIFMVTTPFIMQGSIKINLPSANATTDELPDKNIIIGVSAAGEFFLNGNRAANESDLVLQLKKMIQETGNTRVIIEGDKSARHGAVVSAMGAAREAGADKLAVSTIPDDNKTQEVQ from the coding sequence ATGCTGAAAAAAAAGGAAAGGGAAACGCTTAATTCAGAGATAAATGTTGTGCCGCTTGTGGACGTTATGATGGTGCTTTTAATTATTTTTATGGTCACGACGCCTTTTATCATGCAGGGCAGCATAAAAATTAACCTTCCTTCCGCCAACGCAACCACGGACGAGCTTCCTGACAAGAATATTATAATCGGAGTGTCGGCCGCGGGAGAATTTTTTCTTAACGGCAACAGGGCCGCAAATGAAAGCGACCTTGTTTTGCAGCTTAAAAAAATGATACAGGAAACCGGAAATACGCGCGTAATAATTGAAGGCGATAAATCGGCCAGGCACGGCGCCGTAGTTTCCGCTATGGGCGCGGCAAGGGAAGCGGGGGCCGATAAACTTGCGGTTTCCACCATACCTGATGATAACAAAACACAGGAAGTTCAATGA
- a CDS encoding TonB family protein, protein MNYERTELISAGISMLLHAVVIIIMTMIMVQQPAKRVALITDVTLIDLGKDAGIRGMEEKAAVGAAEKQEKIAETAKPQPVKKPQQQAKPAEKQPDVKELLKKIEREKSELDMGISREKLRTASADVSEASEGREEEAYEGETVAGGDPEVTGALSARKYAKIDWRFPANLPEESELAVELIVMPSGVIRSVRLVRTSGYPDLDRQAVSQARKLSFEPLPSGSSQEDQMGILLFKFGAQK, encoded by the coding sequence ATGAACTACGAACGCACCGAACTGATTTCAGCGGGAATATCCATGCTGCTGCACGCGGTGGTCATTATTATAATGACCATGATAATGGTTCAGCAGCCGGCAAAAAGAGTGGCCCTTATCACCGATGTCACGCTTATTGACCTGGGTAAAGACGCCGGCATAAGGGGCATGGAAGAAAAAGCGGCGGTTGGCGCGGCGGAGAAACAGGAAAAAATCGCGGAAACAGCAAAGCCGCAGCCTGTAAAAAAGCCGCAGCAGCAGGCAAAGCCGGCGGAAAAACAGCCCGATGTAAAAGAACTGCTTAAGAAAATAGAGCGCGAAAAATCAGAGCTTGATATGGGAATTTCCAGGGAAAAATTAAGGACTGCTTCGGCAGATGTTTCGGAAGCGTCAGAAGGGCGCGAAGAAGAAGCTTATGAAGGTGAAACTGTGGCGGGCGGCGATCCGGAAGTAACCGGCGCCCTGTCAGCAAGAAAATACGCGAAGATAGACTGGCGTTTTCCGGCAAACCTTCCGGAAGAATCAGAACTTGCTGTGGAATTAATTGTCATGCCTTCCGGCGTAATCAGAAGCGTAAGGCTTGTAAGAACATCCGGTTATCCTGACCTTGACAGGCAGGCGGTATCTCAGGCAAGAAAACTATCATTTGAACCGCTGCCCTCGGGGTCTTCTCAGGAAGATCAGATGGGAATACTGCTGTTCAAATTTGGAGCGCAAAAATGA
- the rsfS gene encoding ribosome silencing factor: MNKFGSVNVDAAIKGLDDKKAMDIRVFDVSEVSPFWDYFIIATGTSKTHLSALFKSAEDEVQKAGGVIVHKEKGGDSNWMLVDTGDVLVHIFDNDTRLYYSLEKLWGEKEVFGKKSRKEIK, from the coding sequence ATGAATAAATTCGGTTCGGTAAATGTGGACGCGGCCATTAAAGGGCTTGATGACAAGAAAGCAATGGACATAAGGGTGTTTGACGTAAGCGAAGTTTCGCCGTTCTGGGATTACTTCATAATTGCCACAGGCACTTCCAAGACGCACCTTTCCGCGCTTTTTAAAAGCGCTGAAGATGAAGTTCAGAAAGCCGGCGGCGTTATTGTGCACAAGGAAAAAGGCGGCGATTCCAACTGGATGCTGGTGGATACGGGCGATGTGCTTGTCCATATTTTTGACAATGACACAAGGCTGTATTATTCACTTGAAAAACTCTGGGGTGAAAAAGAAGTGTTTGGCAAAAAAAGCAGAAAGGAAATAAAGTAA
- a CDS encoding ribonuclease HII codes for MICGVDEAGRGPWAGPVVVAAAVIDPDRIDTLSAVNDSKKLTEKKREELFQVVINACYTYSISEISSKLIDRSDILSITLSGMKSCVEKLSKKPDVVIVDGNKAPDLPGYNVITVVDGDAKSLSVAAASILAKVYRDRVMRNFDRLYPGYGFAKHKGYGTKEHAEALNKLGVCAIHRLSYKPVAAIAAKHK; via the coding sequence ATGATATGCGGCGTGGATGAAGCGGGACGGGGCCCGTGGGCGGGCCCGGTGGTGGTGGCTGCCGCGGTAATAGACCCGGACAGGATTGATACATTATCCGCGGTAAATGATTCCAAAAAATTAACAGAGAAAAAAAGGGAAGAACTTTTTCAGGTTGTCATTAACGCATGCTACACGTATTCCATATCGGAAATATCCTCAAAGCTTATTGACCGTTCTGACATTCTTTCAATAACTTTAAGCGGAATGAAAAGCTGTGTGGAGAAACTTTCAAAAAAGCCTGATGTGGTGATTGTTGACGGAAATAAAGCGCCTGACCTTCCGGGGTATAATGTCATAACCGTGGTGGACGGGGACGCCAAAAGCCTGTCAGTGGCCGCCGCTTCAATACTTGCAAAGGTTTACAGGGACAGGGTTATGAGAAATTTTGACAGGCTGTATCCCGGTTATGGATTTGCAAAGCATAAAGGATACGGGACAAAAGAACACGCGGAGGCTTTAAATAAACTGGGGGTATGCGCGATACACAGGTTAAGCTATAAACCTGTAGCGGCAATCGCGGCAAAACATAAGTAA
- a CDS encoding YraN family protein: MDGVNLRRQGNYYEQKTAEKMKQEGYEILDVNYYAKGAELDIIARKGEILVFVEVKARKKSTGLSPFGAVDRKKQKKIIMGAKQYILEKNFHKNYVRFDVAGVFPDGSGSEKIEIIKDAFQES, from the coding sequence ATGGACGGGGTAAATTTAAGGCGGCAGGGAAACTATTACGAGCAGAAAACCGCGGAAAAAATGAAGCAGGAAGGTTACGAAATACTGGACGTGAATTATTACGCTAAAGGCGCGGAACTTGATATTATCGCGAGAAAAGGTGAAATACTTGTTTTTGTGGAGGTAAAAGCCCGCAAAAAATCCACCGGGTTAAGCCCGTTCGGGGCGGTTGACAGAAAAAAGCAGAAAAAGATAATAATGGGGGCAAAACAGTACATCTTAGAAAAAAATTTTCATAAAAATTATGTGCGTTTTGATGTGGCAGGGGTTTTTCCCGACGGCAGCGGCAGCGAAAAAATAGAGATTATAAAAGACGCTTTTCAGGAATCCTGA